The Deferrivibrio essentukiensis genome includes a window with the following:
- a CDS encoding P-II family nitrogen regulator: protein MKKIEALIKPFKLDDVKEKLTELGIKGITISEVKGFGRQKGHTELYRGAEYVIDFIPKIKIELVLPDELVEDAVKAIMEAAKTGRIGDGKIFVLPVEEVIRIRTGEVGENAL, encoded by the coding sequence ATGAAAAAGATTGAGGCATTGATAAAACCTTTTAAGCTCGACGATGTAAAAGAAAAATTAACAGAGCTTGGCATTAAGGGGATTACAATTTCCGAAGTAAAGGGATTTGGAAGGCAAAAAGGGCATACGGAGCTTTATAGAGGGGCAGAGTATGTTATTGACTTTATTCCTAAAATAAAGATTGAATTGGTTTTGCCTGATGAGTTGGTTGAAGATGCGGTGAAGGCAATTATGGAAGCAGCAAAGACAGGCAGAATAGGTGATGGTAAAATTTTTGTGTTGCCGGTTGAAGAGGTAATAAGAATCAGGACAGGTGAAGTTGGAGAAAATGCTCTTTAA